From the genome of Candidatus Paceibacterota bacterium, one region includes:
- a CDS encoding M3 family metallopeptidase, which translates to MVVFVKINTNKENMMKFTNLDGLTLPSWESFTTEGFLDELKALHQEGLALADEIALLAQPTFNDVVNRFEVLDLKRTMHIHVLSHLKNVDMDSYPGISAIEEECFALESAYGANLDFHQGLYRAHLFVRENEYGLLNDEQRYILDEAIKSFELNGVGLPKDKQDRLRTIVEEIARLQSLFETNVVSATDGWSLHVTDKERLVGIPEDVLKSAAKLAESKELPGYLISQKTNVVLSVLDYADVRSLREELWRAFSSRASEISPLGAEFDNGPVMVKLLELRAESAALLGLPSHAARSIQPKMSGAVGVEGVSDFLAMLASASLPKSEEDRVLLKEFAKSELGLDEMFPWDTGYVARLYKDKFFAVHDEEIRDYFPASKVMEGLFGLLQRMYGCTFKKAEVSVWHPSVQFYEVCDKDGKVFAGFYVDLLARPGKRGGAWMDDLGCRIDHDGISSLPVGFLCCNFRTPSDGGEPYLLHDDVVTTFHENGHVFHHLLSRSNYFDTAMMHVEWDAVELPSQLLEHWAWDKNMLRSMSAHRSKGEVLPDALIDAMLRAKHYLAGLGYGRQFGLALFDWNLHKEKPVDLDGIMATYRNAMSIATSVPVHESGRGPHNFTHAFGGGYDAGYFSYSWANSLVADVAAAFDEAGEAGQAEVAARYRDEILAWAARRPMIESFRAFRGRNPDPKYLIPYIGLN; encoded by the coding sequence GTGGTAGTTTTTGTAAAGATTAATACCAACAAGGAGAACATGATGAAATTCACCAACTTAGACGGACTGACGCTTCCTTCGTGGGAGTCCTTTACAACTGAAGGTTTTCTTGATGAGCTCAAAGCGCTCCATCAGGAGGGTCTCGCACTTGCGGATGAAATTGCGCTTCTTGCGCAACCGACCTTCAATGATGTCGTGAACCGCTTTGAGGTCCTCGATCTCAAGCGCACAATGCACATTCATGTGTTGAGTCATTTGAAGAATGTGGACATGGATTCCTATCCTGGAATTTCCGCTATCGAGGAGGAATGTTTCGCGCTCGAAAGTGCATATGGTGCGAATCTTGATTTTCATCAAGGGTTGTATCGTGCGCATCTTTTTGTACGTGAAAATGAATATGGTCTGCTTAACGATGAGCAGCGCTATATTCTCGATGAGGCGATTAAGAGTTTCGAGCTGAACGGTGTCGGTCTTCCAAAAGACAAACAGGACCGCCTTCGCACTATCGTCGAAGAGATTGCACGATTACAGAGTCTCTTTGAGACCAATGTGGTAAGTGCAACGGATGGCTGGTCACTCCATGTGACCGACAAGGAGAGGCTCGTCGGGATTCCCGAGGATGTCTTGAAGTCCGCCGCAAAGCTTGCGGAGAGCAAAGAGCTCCCTGGCTACCTCATTTCCCAGAAGACGAATGTTGTCCTTTCGGTGCTCGACTATGCTGATGTTCGCTCGCTTCGCGAGGAGCTGTGGCGTGCATTCAGTTCACGCGCATCCGAAATCAGCCCGCTCGGGGCCGAATTCGATAATGGTCCTGTGATGGTGAAATTACTCGAGCTCCGTGCGGAATCCGCAGCTTTGCTCGGACTTCCTTCGCATGCCGCACGTTCGATCCAGCCGAAAATGTCTGGCGCCGTCGGTGTTGAAGGAGTTTCAGACTTCCTTGCCATGCTTGCAAGCGCCTCACTTCCGAAGTCGGAAGAAGATCGAGTGCTGCTCAAGGAGTTCGCAAAGAGTGAGCTTGGGCTCGATGAAATGTTCCCTTGGGATACAGGGTATGTTGCGCGTCTCTATAAGGACAAATTCTTTGCAGTGCATGATGAAGAGATTCGCGACTATTTCCCTGCATCGAAGGTCATGGAAGGACTCTTTGGACTTTTGCAGCGCATGTATGGCTGCACCTTTAAGAAGGCAGAGGTCAGTGTTTGGCATCCGAGCGTGCAGTTCTACGAAGTCTGCGACAAGGATGGCAAGGTTTTTGCGGGCTTCTATGTCGACTTGCTCGCACGCCCCGGAAAGCGTGGTGGCGCATGGATGGACGACCTCGGCTGTCGTATTGATCATGATGGCATCAGTAGTCTGCCGGTCGGATTCCTTTGCTGTAATTTCCGTACCCCAAGTGACGGGGGAGAGCCATACCTGCTCCATGATGATGTGGTGACAACGTTCCATGAAAATGGTCACGTCTTCCATCACTTGCTTTCGCGATCGAATTACTTCGACACTGCGATGATGCATGTGGAGTGGGATGCAGTGGAGTTGCCTTCGCAGCTGCTTGAGCATTGGGCCTGGGATAAGAACATGCTCCGCAGTATGTCGGCGCACCGCTCCAAGGGGGAAGTACTTCCCGACGCCCTCATTGATGCGATGCTCCGTGCAAAGCACTATCTTGCCGGCCTCGGTTATGGCAGGCAATTCGGCCTTGCGCTCTTCGACTGGAATCTCCACAAGGAGAAGCCTGTCGACCTGGATGGAATCATGGCGACGTACCGCAATGCGATGAGCATTGCAACAAGCGTCCCTGTGCACGAGAGTGGTCGTGGTCCGCATAATTTCACCCATGCATTTGGTGGTGGTTATGATGCTGGCTACTTCAGTTATTCGTGGGCGAACAGTCTCGTTGCTGACGTAGCTGCCGCATTCGATGAAGCTGGGGAAGCAGGCCAGGCAGAAGTTGCTGCTCGTTATCGCGACGAGATTCTTGCATGGGCTGCACGTCGTCCTATGATCGAATCTTTCCGCGCATTCCGTGGTCGCAATCCTGATCCGAAATACCTCATTCCGTACATTGGTTTGAATTAG
- a CDS encoding M3 family metallopeptidase, producing the protein MRYKRYGSLRLPVWSTFKMDEVVPKLEELIREGMRLAWRVSTKKDPQFDDVITRFEELEERIWRTVTPVIFLGDADAAKYPGTEQVRNTVEMLMSRYTVSLNLRRKLLRAASMVESRPGFGKRPVEDQFVIERLVVTIRESGGDLSPQQKRRLRELSLRLVDLENNYQRNIIGAIDSWTLDVTDEAEVLGIPEEVLQSARSRALSLGKEGYAFSLQHHDYKSIVDYAASRALRKRAWLAYNSRASKQGPGGPQFDNGLLMCKIAELRCAIAQILGYDNFVAQNIGSMMAEKPHVVERFLDHLAKAVKKKSKEDDCLLQRYARRKLGIRNLQHWDRAYTERCMRDELYAIDDEAIRAYFSEESILKGLSSLLARLFNCTMVEKIVSTWHESVRFFEVLNTKGKVIGGFYLDLYARPGKATDAWAVSIMTRFVRRGRIQRPVVAICANVRTPPLGEVATFSHRDICEIFHEFGHTMHLILGTTKHRESFAFYVETDVSEVPSLLLEEWGWKKDMLRLMSSHKDSGARIPEAMLSSLIASRHFMESRTYAFDVACAIFDWEIHKNPPKNEAALMHVYADAVARSTGFSNQIIACAPHTLNHIFSWGLAASYYSYLWSSSLVADIAAAFTHAGLRGELTVAQRYRRTILAPGSSRLFAESFKAFRGRGPRTRFLLRHIGIR; encoded by the coding sequence ATGCGCTACAAACGCTATGGAAGTCTACGGCTCCCAGTGTGGAGCACCTTTAAAATGGATGAAGTGGTTCCGAAATTAGAGGAGTTAATACGCGAAGGAATGCGCCTTGCTTGGCGCGTCTCCACGAAAAAGGATCCTCAATTCGATGATGTCATTACGCGCTTCGAAGAACTTGAAGAGCGGATCTGGAGGACTGTTACGCCAGTCATTTTTCTGGGAGATGCAGATGCTGCAAAATACCCAGGTACCGAGCAAGTGCGTAATACCGTCGAGATGTTAATGTCTCGATATACCGTCAGCCTGAATTTGCGGCGCAAGCTACTGCGGGCGGCAAGCATGGTTGAGTCACGACCGGGCTTCGGAAAGCGTCCGGTCGAAGATCAATTCGTTATTGAGCGTCTCGTGGTGACAATAAGAGAATCAGGGGGAGATCTTTCTCCTCAGCAAAAGCGACGCTTGAGGGAGCTCTCATTGCGCCTTGTGGATCTAGAGAATAACTATCAGCGTAACATCATCGGAGCAATCGATAGTTGGACGCTTGATGTCACTGACGAAGCAGAAGTCCTGGGAATCCCCGAGGAAGTGTTGCAGTCTGCACGAAGCAGGGCGCTTTCGCTCGGCAAAGAGGGGTATGCGTTTAGTTTGCAGCATCATGATTACAAGTCGATCGTCGATTATGCGGCAAGTCGGGCGCTCAGAAAAAGAGCCTGGTTGGCCTATAATTCCCGCGCGTCGAAACAAGGGCCCGGTGGTCCACAATTCGACAACGGTTTGCTCATGTGCAAGATCGCAGAGCTTCGTTGTGCAATTGCGCAGATTCTCGGTTACGATAATTTTGTCGCTCAAAATATAGGTTCGATGATGGCAGAAAAGCCCCATGTTGTCGAACGATTTCTCGATCATCTTGCGAAAGCGGTGAAGAAGAAATCCAAAGAAGATGACTGCTTGCTGCAGCGTTATGCACGGCGAAAGCTTGGTATCAGGAATCTGCAGCACTGGGATAGGGCCTACACAGAGCGGTGTATGCGTGATGAGCTTTATGCCATCGACGATGAGGCCATTCGTGCATACTTCAGTGAGGAATCGATCTTGAAGGGGCTCTCGAGTCTTCTTGCGCGATTATTCAACTGTACGATGGTAGAAAAGATCGTGTCTACGTGGCACGAAAGTGTACGATTCTTTGAAGTTCTGAATACGAAAGGCAAGGTGATCGGAGGTTTCTATTTGGACCTCTACGCACGTCCCGGAAAGGCGACCGATGCATGGGCAGTGAGCATCATGACTCGTTTCGTACGGCGCGGAAGAATACAGCGTCCTGTCGTGGCAATTTGCGCTAACGTGCGTACTCCTCCATTGGGTGAAGTCGCGACATTTTCCCACCGAGATATTTGCGAGATTTTTCATGAATTTGGACATACGATGCATCTCATACTCGGCACCACAAAACACCGAGAGAGTTTCGCATTCTATGTCGAAACGGACGTATCCGAAGTTCCTTCACTACTCCTTGAGGAGTGGGGTTGGAAGAAGGATATGCTCCGCCTCATGTCTTCACACAAAGATTCCGGTGCTCGCATTCCTGAAGCGATGCTGAGTTCGCTGATTGCTTCAAGGCACTTCATGGAGTCGCGCACCTATGCTTTCGATGTCGCTTGCGCCATCTTCGATTGGGAGATTCATAAAAACCCGCCGAAGAATGAGGCAGCATTGATGCATGTTTATGCAGATGCTGTTGCACGCTCTACGGGATTTTCGAATCAGATCATTGCCTGTGCGCCACATACGCTCAATCATATATTCAGTTGGGGACTCGCAGCGAGCTATTACAGCTACCTCTGGTCAAGTAGCCTGGTCGCTGATATTGCTGCGGCGTTTACTCATGCTGGACTTAGGGGTGAACTTACTGTTGCACAGCGGTACCGCCGCACGATTCTTGCACCTGGTTCGAGTCGACTCTTCGCGGAGTCTTTCAAGGCATTTAGGGGTAGGGGTCCGCGGACGCGATTCCTCTTACGCCATATCGGCATCCGTTGA
- a CDS encoding RpiB/LacA/LacB family sugar-phosphate isomerase: protein MKQIYLATDHAGFALKEELFAYLKNKGHDVVDCGATALNQNDDYPDFIKLAAKAVSEQPEMRCAIVLGGSGTGEAIVANRFPHVRCVVYNGGPREIITLSREHNDANILSFGARFVDTATAISVVESWLSTDFSRDERHVRRIAKIEELH, encoded by the coding sequence ATGAAGCAAATATATCTCGCAACAGACCATGCAGGCTTTGCGCTAAAGGAGGAACTCTTCGCGTACTTAAAAAACAAAGGACATGATGTTGTTGATTGTGGCGCTACTGCACTCAATCAAAATGATGATTACCCTGATTTTATCAAGCTTGCAGCAAAGGCAGTTAGTGAACAGCCCGAAATGCGATGTGCGATTGTCCTCGGTGGTTCTGGTACTGGTGAGGCAATTGTTGCAAACCGATTCCCGCATGTGCGTTGCGTTGTCTACAATGGAGGCCCACGCGAGATCATCACACTCTCACGAGAGCATAATGATGCAAACATATTATCGTTTGGCGCACGATTTGTTGATACTGCAACTGCAATTTCTGTTGTCGAATCATGGCTCTCGACCGATTTTAGTCGCGATGAGCGACACGTGCGTCGTATTGCGAAAATAGAAGAATTACATTAG
- a CDS encoding transketolase has protein sequence MREYLHPDKIAKLEVIANDLRESVIDMLMHAGSGHTAGPLGMADVFAVLYFHALRHDPKNPEWSDRDRLLLSNGHICPILYAAMAHSGYFPVEELKTLRKLGSRLQGHPHREWLPGVESTSGPLGEGISQAVGMALAERMDHGKQSDKFFYCITGDGELGEGQNWEAILLAGKEKIHNLIVIVDRNNIQIDGFTEDVLPLEPLGAKWAAFNWHVQEIDGHNLEDINGAIHAAKAIFNQPSVIIAHTIPGKGIDFMSRRFEWHGNPPGKGPADVVPKEAQGEEALRELRTLRGRITSELD, from the coding sequence ATGCGTGAATATTTACACCCCGATAAAATAGCTAAGCTCGAAGTCATTGCAAATGATCTCCGTGAGTCTGTCATCGATATGCTGATGCATGCAGGTAGTGGACACACTGCAGGTCCACTTGGTATGGCTGATGTTTTTGCCGTCCTCTATTTCCATGCATTGAGACATGATCCGAAGAACCCAGAATGGTCAGATCGCGATAGACTCTTGCTCTCGAATGGACATATCTGCCCAATCCTTTATGCAGCAATGGCGCATTCGGGGTATTTTCCAGTTGAAGAACTGAAGACATTGCGCAAATTGGGTTCACGTTTGCAGGGGCACCCACATAGGGAGTGGTTACCGGGTGTAGAGTCTACCTCAGGACCTCTCGGCGAAGGGATCTCCCAGGCTGTTGGTATGGCGCTCGCCGAGCGCATGGATCATGGTAAGCAGTCCGATAAATTCTTTTATTGCATTACCGGAGATGGTGAGCTTGGAGAGGGGCAGAATTGGGAGGCGATTCTCCTTGCGGGAAAAGAGAAGATACACAATCTCATCGTCATCGTCGATCGCAATAACATTCAGATTGATGGTTTCACTGAGGATGTACTTCCACTCGAGCCCCTTGGTGCGAAGTGGGCAGCATTCAATTGGCACGTGCAGGAGATCGATGGACATAACCTCGAAGATATCAACGGTGCTATCCATGCTGCGAAGGCTATCTTCAATCAGCCGTCAGTAATCATTGCTCATACCATTCCAGGAAAGGGGATAGACTTCATGTCTCGTCGCTTTGAGTGGCACGGTAACCCTCCTGGGAAAGGGCCAGCTGATGTCGTTCCTAAGGAAGCGCAGGGAGAAGAAGCGTTGCGCGAATTGCGCACATTACGCGGACGAATTACTAGTGAACTCGACTAA
- a CDS encoding transketolase C-terminal domain-containing protein: MQLVPINPKIFDPKVEKFPIRKGYGEGLLAVGELNHRIVAIAADLVESTYTHHFAKKFPERFIQHGIAEQSMAAVASGMAAMGKIPFMASYAMFSPGRNWEQIRTSICYNFTNVKIVGSHAGVTVGPDGGSHQALEDIALTRVLPRMMVLVPCDHIEARKATIAAAGYEGPVYIRLCRENTAVVTAEETPFELGKAQCFFASPNPVVGIIAIGALVHEAMLAAKQLEEDGIPVKVLNMPTVKPLDEAAVLELAKEVKGIVTVEEHQIKGGLGGAVAEYLSSVHPTKIAYVGMKDEFGQSGEPMELIKFFHLDAPAIVLAAKQVIL; the protein is encoded by the coding sequence ATGCAACTCGTACCAATAAATCCAAAGATCTTTGATCCAAAGGTAGAGAAGTTTCCTATTCGTAAGGGTTACGGAGAAGGTCTCCTTGCGGTTGGTGAACTTAATCATCGTATCGTGGCCATTGCTGCCGATCTTGTCGAGTCTACTTATACCCATCACTTTGCGAAGAAATTTCCAGAGCGTTTTATCCAGCATGGTATTGCGGAGCAGTCGATGGCTGCAGTCGCATCGGGTATGGCCGCAATGGGGAAGATTCCTTTCATGGCGTCTTACGCGATGTTCAGTCCGGGTCGCAACTGGGAGCAGATCCGTACGTCTATCTGTTACAACTTCACGAATGTAAAGATTGTTGGCTCACATGCTGGGGTGACGGTTGGTCCTGATGGTGGGTCCCATCAGGCACTCGAAGATATTGCGCTCACGCGTGTATTGCCACGGATGATGGTGCTTGTTCCTTGTGATCACATCGAAGCGCGCAAGGCGACCATCGCAGCTGCAGGTTATGAAGGCCCGGTCTATATCAGGCTTTGTCGTGAGAATACTGCAGTCGTAACCGCTGAGGAAACACCTTTTGAGCTCGGAAAGGCACAGTGTTTCTTCGCATCACCCAATCCTGTTGTAGGTATCATCGCGATCGGAGCACTTGTACACGAAGCAATGCTTGCCGCGAAACAGCTTGAGGAAGATGGGATTCCGGTGAAGGTGCTCAATATGCCAACCGTGAAGCCACTCGACGAGGCGGCAGTACTGGAACTTGCTAAAGAAGTGAAGGGTATAGTGACTGTCGAGGAACATCAGATAAAGGGAGGCCTCGGTGGGGCAGTAGCGGAATACCTTTCATCGGTACATCCTACGAAGATCGCATATGTTGGCATGAAAGATGAATTCGGTCAGTCAGGTGAGCCGATGGAACTCATTAAGTTCTTTCATCTCGATGCGCCTGCGATTGTGCTCGCAGCAAAACAGGTGATACTATAA
- a CDS encoding Ig-like domain-containing protein, translating into MKISTQKYFLKNIIVHVGAIVAIIAVGFFMHSLSQGGLSNTVSRIRQLALLSSTSLMEVDLVPMPYDTPVCTPGALPVNMMIILSKPDAASVYIIRDQNTATAQPAKLNVPFYLEKGNYKLYAQLHSGFSWSGRSAFTFTIDKTCDAADASSQQPSGDPEASSTPPVASSTPSGATVASSTPTLPSYQIVQTPTATATPVLQPTVVVDTAFSVTKNYPIDGNIVPMILKENVRTYTGVGQITFQVEVPSDTAMFLFGSPNGWNDDGVFGVDRGFKRISGTQRWVLPFDTRKFKDGNYRVAAAYFVRNEGWRLTSAVDFPIKNAVVAPVPTVATTTPLSATTSGDQYAPVWKSPTSTMTTAEPKFTPTLRLVVDDRQVTALGRMFDRELLEMRATTLPAQSVQFFALSLDGAFKPAIKELGKGGRDELLSRDGKEVWTYSIDMGEFPSGSYRLFARIRTLANKIEETAPSTISVQHLNQLGVTPNPSLSVDNTPPATATREQILQRVQDPSTCQNRQECQVYCSSSRVAADKCADFARVQGMAGYDITAVLSDVAALQDSIRGEFGSKLAEYIGRASYTGTTTEGVSATGTTEVMASSSWSYADSVGRPSLADVLPKPVIDATVANPLKLAAELPAEVHTASDFQSYCGTIEHAERCAKIITNIAPDLSTALKKQEEIVQRTEQHHVQVIEQRTGARVFTDSDNDGISDYDEINIFHTDPTKRDTYGTGYSDGAALLGQSSTIGQVAGTTTSSSIALAGGLAVENPKLTGTTQANILNVGSVAAIEFKDIEGGKKEIAKALFKGKALPNSFVKVYLFSDPIVVTVKTDDQGNWSYILDKTLPDGAHTAYVAMVDNGGRILAKSAPLPFIKEASALTVEAAGLGIGAPVPKGLFSGLTPLALVALVVGVLGLGLSVIGAVIGIRHSGKSANDSGLSAN; encoded by the coding sequence ATGAAAATATCCACACAGAAATATTTCTTGAAGAACATTATCGTGCACGTCGGCGCGATTGTTGCAATAATCGCTGTCGGATTTTTCATGCACTCTCTGAGTCAGGGTGGCCTCTCGAATACAGTTTCGCGGATTAGGCAGCTGGCATTGCTCTCAAGTACATCGCTTATGGAAGTTGATTTGGTGCCTATGCCATACGACACACCGGTGTGTACTCCTGGTGCTCTGCCAGTCAACATGATGATTATTCTCTCGAAGCCCGATGCTGCCTCGGTGTATATCATCAGAGATCAAAATACGGCAACCGCTCAGCCGGCAAAATTGAATGTTCCATTTTACCTCGAAAAGGGTAATTATAAGCTGTATGCACAGCTGCATTCAGGTTTTTCTTGGTCTGGTCGCTCAGCTTTCACTTTCACAATTGATAAAACCTGCGATGCAGCAGACGCTTCTTCCCAGCAGCCTTCTGGGGATCCAGAAGCCAGTTCAACTCCTCCAGTGGCGTCATCTACGCCATCAGGCGCTACGGTAGCTTCATCGACCCCTACACTTCCTTCATATCAGATAGTGCAAACGCCCACTGCAACTGCAACTCCAGTACTTCAGCCTACCGTAGTTGTCGATACTGCTTTTTCGGTGACGAAAAACTATCCGATTGATGGGAATATTGTGCCGATGATCTTGAAGGAGAATGTACGTACGTATACTGGCGTTGGACAAATAACATTCCAGGTTGAGGTCCCAAGTGATACTGCAATGTTTCTTTTCGGGTCACCCAATGGGTGGAACGATGATGGTGTGTTCGGTGTAGATCGTGGATTCAAGCGTATCTCAGGTACACAACGCTGGGTTTTGCCATTTGATACGAGAAAATTCAAAGACGGAAACTATCGTGTTGCGGCCGCATACTTTGTGCGCAATGAGGGATGGAGACTCACGAGTGCTGTTGATTTTCCGATCAAGAACGCTGTTGTCGCTCCGGTTCCTACAGTAGCGACCACGACTCCTCTCAGTGCTACTACCTCAGGAGATCAATATGCTCCTGTATGGAAATCACCGACAAGTACAATGACCACAGCGGAGCCGAAGTTTACTCCGACACTCCGACTCGTGGTTGATGATCGTCAGGTTACTGCGCTCGGGCGCATGTTTGACCGTGAGTTGCTCGAAATGCGTGCAACGACACTTCCTGCACAATCAGTGCAATTCTTTGCTCTCTCTCTTGACGGAGCATTCAAGCCTGCAATAAAGGAACTCGGTAAGGGGGGACGCGATGAGCTGCTCTCTAGGGACGGGAAGGAGGTATGGACCTATTCTATCGATATGGGCGAATTTCCATCCGGGAGTTATCGTTTGTTTGCGCGTATTCGAACGCTTGCTAATAAGATAGAAGAAACTGCCCCAAGCACGATTTCTGTGCAACATCTCAATCAACTTGGTGTGACTCCAAATCCTTCGCTGAGTGTTGATAATACTCCGCCCGCAACTGCGACAAGAGAGCAGATCTTGCAGCGAGTGCAGGATCCAAGTACATGCCAGAACAGGCAGGAGTGTCAGGTTTATTGTTCAAGCAGTAGAGTAGCAGCAGATAAATGTGCTGATTTTGCTCGTGTTCAGGGGATGGCGGGATATGATATTACCGCAGTGCTTTCTGATGTCGCTGCATTGCAGGATTCGATTCGAGGCGAATTTGGCTCGAAGCTCGCTGAATATATTGGTCGCGCATCCTATACTGGAACGACAACAGAGGGCGTGTCTGCCACAGGAACGACAGAGGTTATGGCTTCATCGTCATGGTCATATGCTGATTCTGTAGGAAGGCCTTCGCTCGCTGATGTGCTTCCGAAGCCTGTTATAGATGCGACTGTTGCAAATCCACTGAAGCTTGCAGCGGAGTTGCCTGCTGAGGTGCATACTGCAAGTGATTTCCAATCGTATTGTGGAACTATTGAGCACGCTGAACGTTGTGCGAAAATTATCACAAATATCGCGCCAGATCTTTCTACTGCACTTAAGAAGCAAGAAGAAATCGTGCAACGCACTGAGCAACATCATGTGCAGGTGATCGAGCAGCGTACGGGTGCGCGAGTGTTCACTGATTCCGATAATGATGGAATTTCAGATTATGATGAGATAAATATCTTCCATACTGATCCAACAAAGCGAGATACCTATGGCACGGGTTACTCAGATGGTGCAGCGTTGCTTGGACAATCAAGTACGATTGGACAGGTTGCGGGAACGACAACGAGTTCAAGTATTGCGCTTGCGGGCGGTCTCGCTGTCGAGAATCCAAAACTCACCGGTACAACTCAAGCAAATATCTTGAATGTTGGCTCTGTTGCTGCAATTGAGTTTAAGGATATTGAGGGTGGCAAGAAAGAGATTGCAAAAGCACTCTTCAAGGGTAAGGCGCTCCCGAATAGTTTTGTAAAAGTGTATCTTTTCTCTGATCCTATCGTAGTGACTGTAAAGACTGACGATCAGGGCAACTGGTCATATATCCTCGACAAGACGCTCCCTGATGGTGCGCATACTGCGTATGTTGCGATGGTGGATAATGGAGGACGCATTCTTGCAAAGTCTGCTCCATTGCCATTTATCAAGGAAGCAAGCGCGTTGACCGTTGAAGCAGCTGGCCTCGGTATCGGTGCGCCTGTTCCTAAGGGTCTTTTCAGTGGCCTTACTCCACTCGCTCTGGTCGCACTTGTTGTTGGCGTGCTTGGTCTTGGACTTTCGGTCATTGGTGCGGTCATCGGTATTAGGCATTCAGGTAAGTCCGCAAACGATTCTGGTCTTAGTGCTAACTAA
- a CDS encoding HAMP domain-containing sensor histidine kinase has protein sequence MQSPNSYMKSGVQFVRDNPQLLYTLFLLVIIPMAFVISSEQFLGIARTQNDKAEQARVGLLHDAFAAFLPTQFEPALIDEHIRKIAEKNETITGFAVLEELESATSSTYQVVGSLNKQEIPLGEYLPDPTTAALMRFALANPDQSLTLEFTKSAVRQWKTARVIPHPHDGVARAYVVTDVSMSQSDAVLQGNIRAAYASLALIIALIIVLLARQARIVDYATLYKKLEEVDKMKDDFVSMTAHELRSPLTTIRGYADLLKEVQHLSPKGEEMLSNIDRSARDLNDLITDILDVSKLQEGRMSFKLAPLAPVAELRDVVEAFRKPAESKGLTIGLTVGTLPDLMVDKMRFHQVLVNLVGNAVKYTPKGSVTLSARSIDSAHMCEFRISDTGLGISAEAQQKLFSKFYRVKTKETEMITGTGLGLWITAEIVRQMHGTIAVESIEGKGTDFIVRFPIASV, from the coding sequence ATGCAATCCCCAAACTCATATATGAAGAGTGGTGTGCAGTTCGTTCGAGATAACCCTCAGCTTCTGTATACACTTTTCTTGCTCGTTATTATTCCAATGGCTTTCGTTATTTCGAGCGAACAGTTTCTTGGAATTGCGCGAACTCAAAATGATAAGGCGGAGCAAGCGCGCGTCGGGCTACTGCACGACGCGTTTGCTGCGTTTTTGCCAACTCAATTCGAGCCTGCGCTGATAGACGAGCATATCCGAAAGATTGCAGAGAAGAATGAGACAATCACCGGTTTTGCAGTGCTCGAGGAATTGGAATCCGCAACAAGTTCCACATATCAAGTTGTTGGGTCGCTCAACAAGCAGGAGATTCCCCTGGGGGAATATCTTCCTGATCCGACGACTGCAGCACTTATGCGTTTTGCGCTTGCAAATCCAGATCAATCACTTACGTTGGAGTTTACAAAGAGCGCAGTACGGCAATGGAAAACTGCTCGTGTTATTCCACATCCTCATGATGGTGTTGCGCGTGCCTATGTAGTTACTGATGTCTCAATGTCGCAGAGCGATGCAGTATTGCAGGGTAACATTCGCGCTGCATATGCATCACTTGCACTCATTATTGCGCTTATTATTGTTTTGCTTGCGCGGCAGGCTCGCATCGTTGATTACGCGACACTCTATAAGAAACTTGAAGAAGTGGACAAGATGAAGGATGACTTCGTTTCTATGACTGCTCACGAGTTGCGCTCGCCATTAACGACCATCCGTGGCTATGCAGATCTGCTTAAGGAGGTACAGCATCTTTCACCCAAGGGTGAGGAGATGTTGTCGAACATCGATAGGTCTGCTCGCGACCTAAACGATCTGATCACAGACATCCTTGATGTCTCCAAGCTGCAAGAGGGACGAATGTCATTCAAGCTTGCACCACTTGCACCGGTTGCTGAATTGCGTGATGTTGTAGAAGCATTTAGAAAGCCTGCCGAAAGCAAAGGACTGACAATTGGACTCACTGTAGGAACATTGCCCGATCTCATGGTGGATAAAATGCGATTTCATCAAGTGCTTGTAAATCTAGTGGGAAATGCAGTGAAGTATACACCGAAGGGAAGCGTGACTCTTTCTGCTCGTTCAATCGATAGTGCGCATATGTGTGAGTTTCGCATTTCTGATACAGGTCTTGGTATCAGTGCCGAGGCGCAGCAAAAACTCTTTTCAAAATTCTACCGCGTAAAAACGAAAGAAACGGAGATGATTACAGGAACCGGACTTGGATTGTGGATTACCGCTGAAATCGTCAGGCAAATGCACGGAACCATTGCTGTAGAGTCTATCGAAGGTAAGGGTACTGACTTCATTGTCCGTTTCCCGATTGCGAGTGTATAG